One Triticum dicoccoides isolate Atlit2015 ecotype Zavitan chromosome 5B, WEW_v2.0, whole genome shotgun sequence genomic window carries:
- the LOC119311741 gene encoding probable prefoldin subunit 4 produces the protein MQQGDGTEAQVTWDDQQNINRFGRLNNRLHELADEIRLAKEANENLEDAGNELILSDEDVVRFQIGEVFAHMPVDDVEARLEQMKEDAAKKLEKLEEEKESILAQMAELKKILYGKFGDAINLEED, from the exons ATGCAGCAG GGCGATGGCACGGAGGCGCAGGTGACGTGGGATGACCAGCAGAACATCAACCGGTTCGGCCGCCTCAACAACCGCCTCCACGAGCTCGCCGACGAGATCAGGCTCGCCAAG GAAGCAAACGAAAACCTCGAGGATGCTGGGAATGAACTCATCTTGTCTGATGAAGACGTGGTGCGATTCCAAATCGGGGAAGTGTTTGCCCACATGCCAGTGGACGATGTGGAAGCTAGGCTAGAGCAGATGAAAGAGGACGCAGCTAAGAAGTTGgagaagctcgaggaagagaaggaATCCATCCTTGCCCAGATGGCCGAACTGAAGAAGATCCTCTATGGGAAATTTGGAGATGCCATCAACCTGGAGGAAGATTGA
- the LOC119311742 gene encoding putative linoleate 9S-lipoxygenase 3 — MFGVGGIVSDLTGGLRGPHLKGSVVLMRKNALDFNDFGATVMDGVTELLGRGITCQLISSTHVDHNNGGRGKVGAEANLEQWLLPTNLPFITTGENKFAVTFDWSVDKLGVPGAIIVKNNHAAEFFLKTITLDNVPGRGTVVFVANSWVYPQAKYRYNRVFFANDAYLPHQMPAALKPYRDDELRNLRGDDQQGPYEDHDRVYRYDVYNDLGDTRDVLGGSKDLPYPRRCRTGRKPSATKPDHESRLLPLVGNVYVPRDELFGHLKQSDFLGYTLKALVDGIIPAIRTYVDLSPGEFDSFADILKLYEGGIKLPNIPALEEVRKRFPLQLVKDLIPMGGDFLLKLPKPQIIKADEKAWMTDEEFAREMLAGVNPMMIKRLTEFPPKSTLDPSKYGDHTSTITEAHIGKSLEGLTVEQALAGNRLYIVDQHDNLMPFLVDINNLDGSFVYATRTLLFLRGDGTLAPVAIELSSPLIQGDLTTAKSTVYTPQHAGVEGWIWQLAKAYASVNDYGWHQLISHWLNTHAVMEPFVIATNRQLSVTHPVYKLLHPHYRDTMNINARARGLLINAGGVIEMTVFPRKHAMPMSSMVYKNWNFTEQALPDDLIKRGMAVEDPSSPHKVRLLIEDYPYAADGLAVWHAIEQWVTEYLTIYYPDDGVLQGDVELQAWWKEVREVGHGDLKDAAWWPKMQTVAELIKACATIIWTGSALHAAVNFGQYPYSGYHPNKPSASRRPMPAPGSEEYALLERDPEKAFILTITNQFQALVGISLMEILSKHSSDEVYLGQHDTPAWTSDAKAQEAFRRFGARLEGIEKQVVAMNGDPRLKNRTGPAKFPYMLLYPNTSDHTGQAEGLTARGIPNSISI, encoded by the exons ATGTTCGGAGTCGGCGGCATCGTGAGCGACCTCACGGGGGGCCTCCGCGGCCCTCACCTCAAGGGCTCCGTCGTCCTGATGCGCAAGAACGCGCTCGACTTCAACGACTTCGGCGCCACCGTCATGGACGGCGTCACCGAGCTCCTCGGCCGCGGCATCACCTGCCAGCTCATCAGCTCCACCCACGTCGACCACA ACAACGGGGGCCGCGGGAAGGTGGGCGCGGAGGCGAACCTGGAGCAGTGGCTGCTGCCGACGAACCTGCCCTTCATCACCACGGGCGAGAACAAGTTCGCGGTCACCTTCGACTGGTCGGTGGACAAGCTGGGGGTGCCCGGCGCCATCATCGTCAAGAACAACCACGCCGCCGAGTTCTTCCTCAAGACCATCACCCTCGACAACGTGCCCGGCCGCGGCACCGTCGTCTTCGTCGCCAACTCATGGGTCTACCCGCAGGCCAAGTACCGCTACAACCGCGTCTTCTTCGCCAACGAC GCGTACCTGCCGCACCAGATGCCGGCGGCGCTGAAGCCGTACCGGGACGACGAGCTCCGGAACCTGAGGGGCGACGACCAGCAGGGGCCGTACGAGGACCACGACCGCGTCTACCGCTACGACGTCTACAACGACCTCGGCGACACCCGCGACGTCCTCGGCGGCTCCAAGGACCTCCCCTACCCGCGCCGCTGCCGCACCGGCCGGAAGCCCTCGGCCACCA AGCCCGACCACGAGAGCCGGCTGCTGCCGCTGGTGGGGAACGTCTACGTGCCGCGCGACGAGCTCTTCGGCCACCTCAAGCAGTCCGACTTCCTGGGCTACACGCTCAAGGCGCTGGTGGACGGGATCATACCAGCCATCCGCACCTACGTCGACCTCTCCCCCGGCGAGTTCGACTCCTTCGCCGACATCCTCAAGCTCTACGAGGGCGGCATCAAGCTGCCCAACATCCCGGCCCTCGAGGAGGTGCGCAAGCGCTTCCCGCTCCAGCTCGTCAAGGACCTCATCCCCATGGGCGGCGACTTCCTCCTCAAGCTCCCCAAGCCGCAGATCATCAAGGCGGACGAGAAGGCATGGATGACCGACGAGGAGTTCGCCAGGGAGATGCTCGCCGGCGTCAACCCCATGATGATCAAACGCCTCACG gagttccctcccAAGAGTACACTTGATCCGAGCAAGTACGGCGACCACACCAGCACCATCACGGAGGCGCACATCGGCAAGAGCCTCGAGGGCCTCACCGTGGAGCAGGCGCTCGCCGGCAACAGGCTCTACATCGTGGACCAGCACGACAACCTGATGCCGTTCCTGGTCGACATCAACAACCTCGACGGCAGCTTCGTGTACGCGACCCGGACCCTGCTCTTCCTGCGAGGGGACGGCACGCTCGCGCCGGTCGCCATCGAGCTGAGCTCGCCCCTGATCCAGGGCGACCTGACCACCGCGAAGAGCACGGTGTACACGCCGCAGCACGCCGGCGTGGAGGGCTGGATATGGCAGCTCGCCAAGGCCTACGCCTCCGTGAACGACTACGGCTGGCACCAGCTGATCAGCCACTGGCTCAACACGCACGCTGTGATGGAGCCCTTCGTCATCGCCACCAACAGGCAGCTGAGCGTGACCCACCCGGTGTACAAGCTCCTGCACCCGCACTACCGCGACACCATGAACATCAACGCGCGGGCGCGGGGTCTGCTCATCAACGCCGGCGGCGTCATCGAGATGACCGTGTTCCCGCGCAAGCACGCCATGCCCATGTCCTCCATGGTCTACAAGAACTGGAACTTCACCGAACAAGCTCTGCCCGACGATCTGATCAAGAG ggGCATGGCAGTGGAGGACCCATCGAGCCCGCACAAGGTGCGGCTCCTGATCGAGGACTACCCGTACGCGGCGGACGGGCTGGCGGTGTGGCACGCCATCGAGCAGTGGGTGACAGAGTACCTGACCATCTACTACCCGGACGACGGcgtgctgcagggcgacgtggagCTGCAGGCGTGGTGGAAGGAGGTGCGGGAGGTCGGGCACGGCGACCTCAAGGACGCGGCGTGGTGGCCCAAGATGCAGACGGTGGCGGAGCTGATCAAGGCCTGCGCCACCATCATCTGGACCGGGTCGGCGCTCCACGCGGCCGTCAACTTCGGGCAGTACCCCTACTCGGGGTACCACCCCAACAAGCCGTCGGCGAGCCGGCGGCCGATGCCGGCGCCGGGCAGCGAGGAGTACGCCCTGCTGGAGCGCGACCCGGAGAAGGCCTTTATCCTCACCATCACCAACCAGTTCCAGGCGCTGGTGGGCATCTCGCTGATGGAGATCCTGTCCAAGCACTCCTCCGACGAGGTGTACCTGGGGCAGCACGACACGCCGGCGTGGACGTCGGACGCCAAGGCGCAGGAGGCGTTCAGGCGGTTCGGGGCGAGGCTGGAGGGCATCGAGAAGCAGGTGGTGGCCATGAACGGGGACCCGCGGCTCAAGAACCGCACCGGGCCGGCCAAGTTCCCCTACATGCTGCTCTACCCCAACACCTCCGACCACACGGGCCAGGCCGAGGGGCTCACGGCCAGGGGCATCCCCAACAGCATCTCCATCTGA